CAACGATACTGCGGTTCGGGATGCCGTGTCACGCAGCCTTCCCTTCCTGGAAAAAGAGGGAGTGGCCTGGATGGATGGTCACGGCTGCATGTCTTGCCATCATGTGCCGTTCCTGCTGTGGTCGCATCGATCGGCGCAGGCTCAAGGCTTCACGGTCGATTCCCAGAAGTTGGCGGAGTGGGACGAGTGGACTCGGAAGGATTCGCTCGCAAATCGCATTCTGTTCCGGTTGCGGAGTTACGACCTCGGCAGACCCGAAGCGGCGACGCTGCCGCTGGCCGTGAAAGACAAGCTCAAGCCGCTGATCGCACGCCCGTTCCAAGCTGAAGCTGAATTCCTTGCGGAGCTGACGCCGCTGCTGACTGAAGACGAAATGAAGTCGCATCGGGCGACCGTGCTGAAGATTTCCGAGCGGACAGTTGACATATTCGATCGCGTTGGGGGCGGTCTCGAGGCCCTTGGCCCATTGCTGATCGCAAGTCAAGGGACTGCGAGTGTTCTGACTCAACCTGAATTTCGCGACGGCGTGATCGACCTGATGAGCCAGATTCAGTTGGCGGACGGCTCGTGGACGACGGGTGGTCAGTTCGCCGGAATGCGCCGCTGGACGCTTCCTACGGCATATCAAACGACCACGATGTGGACGACGCTCGCACTTGCTTCTTACGACACACCAGATCTGAAGAGATCTGCGTCGATTCAGAAAGCCATTGCTTATCAACGGCAACAGACGCCGAATCCCGATAATCGCGAATGGTTGGCGATGCGGCTCTTGTTTGAGCATCAATTCGGGTCGGCCGAGACTGTCGCGAAACTGCGTCAACAATTGCTGGATGTTCGGAACGGCGACGGCGTGTGGGGGTGGGAAAAAGGTGTACCAAGCGATGCCCTCACGACCGGCCTGGCGATCTACGTTTTGGCGAAGGTCCGAGCTGGAGACGACTCGTCAGTCTTTCGAGACGCTCGCAAATGGCTGCTCGCGTCGCAGCAATCCGACGGTTCCTGGCTGACTCCGGCCAAGAACTTCACGAAGTCCACCGATCCTGAACGCCTGAGGGTTCGCGACGAAATCTATCATTACTGGGGCACCGCCTGGGTTGCGATCGGGTTGCTGGAAACGCTGGGAAAGTCAGGCTCGTAAAGCGACTTTTCGCGATGCTGGGCGAAATCTGCATTGTCCTGACGGAACGCCTTCTGATCCCTATCGCGAGGAGTCACCCTGTTGCAGCTGATCGCGTGCGAGTTGCAGGTACCTGTCGGCCATCATCGCTTCGAGTGGGTGACTCGGCGTCCGAAAAAAATAACGTTCGGCTGAGACGCCGACACGAGAAGGTCTTGCCGCACGGAAGACGCGGCACGGTGTGACTTTGCCGAAGTCTGGCTTGATTGGTCACTGCCGGGTTCTGTGGTTTTGCTGCTGCCATTGTCTCTAGCCGTGAACCGAATTCTCGCGCGGTTCGTTCCTAGGAAAGTCGTCGTCGGTAGATGAAGTAGCCGGCCACGACCAGCAAAAACAGCGCGTTTGCCGCGATAAACCAAGAAATCGGATTCGCGATCACACGTCGAGTCTGAATAGGGCTTTCTGATCCCGCGACTGCGGCCCGTCCGATGGCTCCG
This genomic interval from Schlesneria paludicola DSM 18645 contains the following:
- a CDS encoding prenyltransferase/squalene oxidase repeat-containing protein: MTRVIFATLFFFGTLSSIVWAGDPAQDNDTAVRDAVSRSLPFLEKEGVAWMDGHGCMSCHHVPFLLWSHRSAQAQGFTVDSQKLAEWDEWTRKDSLANRILFRLRSYDLGRPEAATLPLAVKDKLKPLIARPFQAEAEFLAELTPLLTEDEMKSHRATVLKISERTVDIFDRVGGGLEALGPLLIASQGTASVLTQPEFRDGVIDLMSQIQLADGSWTTGGQFAGMRRWTLPTAYQTTTMWTTLALASYDTPDLKRSASIQKAIAYQRQQTPNPDNREWLAMRLLFEHQFGSAETVAKLRQQLLDVRNGDGVWGWEKGVPSDALTTGLAIYVLAKVRAGDDSSVFRDARKWLLASQQSDGSWLTPAKNFTKSTDPERLRVRDEIYHYWGTAWVAIGLLETLGKSGS